The stretch of DNA GTTAGAGTCGGCAGGCAGTGATCTGCTCGAGGAATAAATATCTGAAGCGTGAATATTGACAGAGTTAGCAAAACAGCCTTTTGAGTATGCATATATACACACAATGGTTTGTTTAACACCATCCGCATCATCATTTTGGATCCATTAATCAGTCCTACTAGTCATTCTGCTCCTTCTCGTCGTTATAAGGTTCCGCTGGCACAGAACACCGGGCATTCAAGATTGCACAGGGCTGGCAGTTACATCGATATATAGGTGAGGTTGGGCCACTGAGAAGTGAATGGTTAATGCGCGAGGGGATAGACAAAAAGTCATCGTAGAATATTCTGAATGTTCATGGCGTAGCCTACGGGCAGTACATTAACTGAGCGGTCATACAAGCAATTAATTATTGTGAAAACCTACACTTATCTAGTTCAAGAAGTTCACCATACTCAGTGAGCTTTCCATGGTTAAAGAGAAGAATATCATAGATCAGCAAGGTGAGTTGGGAGGATAATAGTGTTCGGAGGAGTCAGGGAGAGACGCGCGAAAACAAACTAAACAGTTTTGAACTCCGACAGGGGTATGCACTCATGACCAAACGTTCACCAACCTCAACGCACCTCACCACTACAATGAGACAGATACTCTGTTCAAGACGCTGTAAAGGACCATTCGCAGGCcaattgatgaagctagtTTGTCATTATCTCAGGATCAGTGCCATGTCGCAATCTATGCGATCCATGTATAGCACAAATTTCCTACCAACCAAGCAGCTATCGAGCACATGATGTTTTTATTGGACTGTCGCCATCGGATAGGGTGCGCTATCTCCATCGTGCCGGAGACTGTATAAGACTCACACAGCTATCTCTTTCTGCAGATCTTTTTCCCAACAATCGCTCTCAGTATGGCTACATTGGACGTCGAAAAAGCGCGATCTCATTTCCCAATTCTCTCGTCTGGCTTCATCTTTGCCGACAATGCAGGAGGATCTCAGGCAGCAAAGGAAGTCGTTGACATGATTAGCGATTACCTCCTAAACACAAATGTCCAACTCGGAGCTGATTACTCGTTTGGCGTGAAAAGCACTACGCGTGTCTTGGTAGATGGGCCACGCGAGGCCGCGAAACTTTTTAACGCTCGATACCCGGATGAAGTCGTATTTGgcagcagctctactctgAATCTGGAGAACCTTGCACGGGGTTTGGAAAAGGACATTCATCCTGGAGATGAATTCATTATCACAGGGGAGCATGAAGGTAAGGCATGACTCACATCTGCGTATATTCGTCATCTACAGGCTGACGCTTCCTCCGCCAGCGAATGTTGGTCCCTGGAAAAAATTGGCCATACGCAAGGATGCTGTCATCAAACACTGGCGCCCAACCCCAACCATCCCCGATAACCCCTATTCCGTCAAACTCAAGATCGAGGAGCTCCTTCCTCTCATCACTTCCAAGACACGTATTGTTGCCATCACTGCTTGTTCAAACGTTCTTGGATCTATAGTGCCCGTGAAAGAAGTCGTCAAAGCCATCCGGGAAGAAGCCAAACGGAAAGGCTCAGAGAAAGTGGAGATATCTGTCGACTGTGTCGCTTATGCGCCCCATCGATTGATCGACGTGCAGGATTGGGACGTGGACTTCTGTACATTCTCCTTCTACAAGGTGAGATAGTCGACACCTGCAACTCTTGGACAGCAGCACTTCGTCGATGAGAACTAGGTTTAATGATCATCCTGTTTCTAATTTTAGGTATACGGACCTCACATCTCCGGCATGTATGTACGCGCTTCTGTGCTTGAACACTCTATATCATCAATCGTGCACCACTTCATCAAGGCAGACAAGGTGGCATACAAGCTTCAGCCAGGAGGTCCAGGATATGAAATTGTATACGGAGCTACGGGCGTCATTCCGTACCTGCTTTCCTTGACGCCCCACAACGACCTCAAAGAATCGTTCAAGGCAATTGCAGCCCATGAGCAAACCTTGATCGAACCTCTACTCTCGTTCCTCACGGACCCAGTTCAACGGGAACGCGGTGTTCGCGTAGTTGGTGAGGAGACCGTTAACCTGGACAGGGTACCTACCATCAGTTTCGTCGTGGTCGGTCAGAGGCCCATTAAGAGCAAAACAATTGTTGGAGTATTTGATAAGAAGGGTGGAGTGAGTGGTTTTTGTTTGATTCTTTATTCGTTTGATAAATCTGACATGATCATATGATGGTGCAGATTGGCATTCGATATGGCCATTTTTATGCGCACACCCTAATTGATGAATTATCACCCAAACTGGATACAAACGATGGAGTTGTTCGGATCTCTCTCGTTCATTACAACACCGTAGAGGAGGTTCACAAGATTATTGCTGTCCTGAAAGAGATCTTTGAGGCTTGAAGCCTTGAGGCTAGAGGCTCGCGGTATCGTCTTGATTCTTGATGTCTATTCCGTAAAGTAACGTCAGAACGCCCTGACGAAAGCCCAAAGTGTATTGAACGAAGTAAATTGTTTTACAAACAGAATATGTAAATGTGCAATATCGAAGGTGTTCGTGAGATGGGTTGTATGTACAATCGTCCAAAAATGCAAGAATGGCGAAGATAGAAGTGGGTCAAATGATACAACGAATTAAGGGTACATTGACATGTTAAGGGTCCATTAGTGTCATTTCGTTAAAGTCCGTTCAAAGTCCAATGGAGCTTTATGCTCCTAAATCAAAACTGGACACCGGAGCCCTTAATCTTGAAGGTAGGCGAGAAGTTTCCAGAATCGCCGAATACTATGCCAATTCATTCGTGTAAGCGAGGGCTTCTTGGAAGCGATATCACAAGGATTACTTACAGACGAGCTGATAATCTCCTTCAACTACAAGAGGGACGGTGACCTGAATCTTGCCCTGGAGAATGTCGAAGTTCTGAGCAAGGATCACTGAGAAATGGGGTTTAGTGCTAGTTTGCGGGGGAGATTAGAAACAGACTAACAAGGTGTTGTGAGGTCATCTCTGCGAAGCATGATGCGGCCAATCTTGTTGGTGATGTTGACTGGGCGGTCAGAGATATCCCTAAAGATCGAAAGATGAGATTCGAAAATGGGACTTTTCAAGGTATTGACTCTACTCACCAGGTAACAAGGCGGCGCTGGCCTGAAGTCCAAACAGCACCTGCATGAGGTTCCACAATGGGAGGAACGAAAACGTCGCGTTGCTCGAGAGTGTTAGCTGGCAATGCAGAGACGCCAGAAGTGAAGGCGACGAGGAGAAGAGAGGCGGCGGTCGTGAGGCTCGTGAATTTCATTGTGAGGAAGGGAATTAAGATATTAGATGGGTCGTAAACGATAAGAGTAGTGAAGATTAGAGCTCGTAAAGCTTGAAGCTTTTGAAGATGGGAAACACAGAGAGGACGATCGCCCCTATATATACGAAATATACGTCAACCTATACATAGGCGCAGTCGGCGTCCTTCCTCCGTTAAGATCTGTGCAATGGGCCCCGGTCTCGGCGAATCGGGCTCCTCGACGTGCAACAAATTCTAAGAAAAGACAGCCTCGTCGCTTGTTAAGCCGTAAGCTATCGGGTGAAACGTTCTCCGTATTACTTTCATAACCTGCAAAAGGTAGACCCCGCCGTCGAGAGCATCAAGAAGGCCATAAGCATCGGTTCCTTGTGGATCATTTGTCTGCGTCAATCTAAAAAGTGCAGTAAAGGGCGAAACTTCCAGAACGATCCGCGTGGAAGCTGCGAATCTGCTCGAAATTCAAAGATAAAAGGCGGTAAGTGTCAGTAAAAGATCTGGCTTCTTACTCATGAAAGCTTTGAAACTTGTTAGATCGATCAGAGAATGTACAACCTTTGCGCTAGGCTAGCAGATTTGTGGGCAACACGGTGCTGACGCAGATTCAAAATGCAGTGGCTGAGGAGAGAAAGCTGAGTTTGGCCGAGATCCGAGAAGACAGGCGTCAATAAGAAGATCCGCAGAATTGGCAGTGAATGGCTGTGACGGCAAGATTTGGCCGTCATGAAGCGCAGAGAAGACAGAGCTGGGCTCTTCACGGTGCTGGTATAGGCGCGTAGCCCTCCGATGGCGCAACATTGCTCAGTCTAGCCAGAGACTTTCACCGACGTCTGAGTAATCCGGGTTTGAACTTTCCTACTGCCATACGAACCACGGTGTGAATATTCCGCTGAAACAGCGATGGATTCCGAGTAGCTTACGGACGACTGTACAGTATCGACTTTGGAAAATTCTGGATAAACTCGACAAGAAATTTGTGATAATGAGGCGAGGCAGAGCTAGGGGAGGCGCACGCAAGCTTGTGAAGTTCCCGACTTGCCCGACTAGGAGCCGCCGGCGGATGCCGTCATCCATCTTTGGACAATTATAGGGGGGATGGGGTTGATTTGACAATTGAATAAGGAATAGAGGTGTGATAAATCTCTGTAGACATATAGGCGTCATTGGTAAATGCATGGTGACATCTTCAAGATTTCAGGTAGTCAATCCCAGCCTCATATTGGCTTCAAGACCAAAACCACTATGTTATTCAAATTTGTCGTCTTTTTCGCAACGTGTTGGAAGTCTGGGGTAATATGATGACCTCAAGATACAGAAAAAAAGTCCCAATATGTATTAATTTATCTGTCTATAGGCGATCCTGTACTGTGACGCTCATACCCCATGACTGAAAAATTGATATATACACACCAAACAGGCGCCCAAATCTGCTTGGCAACTGAGAGGACAGCTCAACAGCTACCATATATGATATCAGACCCGCAGGAATATCATACTGTGAATTCTTAAGAGTAAGAAAAGGaaatatatattttttttggaaaAATTCTTTTCAATCTAAGAGGGTTCAACAAGAAACA from Psilocybe cubensis strain MGC-MH-2018 chromosome 7, whole genome shotgun sequence encodes:
- a CDS encoding Aminotransferase-like protein FGM3 → MATLDVEKARSHFPILSSGFIFADNAGGSQAAKEVVDMISDYLLNTNVQLGADYSFGVKSTTRVLVDGPREAAKLFNARYPDEVVFGSSSTLNLENLARGLEKDIHPGDEFIITGEHEANVGPWKKLAIRKDAVIKHWRPTPTIPDNPYSVKLKIEELLPLITSKTRIVAITACSNVLGSIVPVKEVVKAIREEAKRKGSEKVEISVDCVAYAPHRLIDVQDWDVDFCTFSFYKVYGPHISGMYVRASVLEHSISSIVHHFIKADKVAYKLQPGGPGYEIVYGATGVIPYLLSLTPHNDLKESFKAIAAHEQTLIEPLLSFLTDPVQRERGVRVVGEETVNLDRVPTISFVVVGQRPIKSKTIVGVFDKKGGIGIRYGHFYAHTLIDELSPKLDTNDGVVRISLVHYNTVEEVHKIIAVLKEIFEA